The region AAAGGTAAACCACGGTCTTCGATCTTGGTTGTGATGAGATAGAGGAACGGTTTTGCACGCTCGGCAACGATTTGCAAATGATTGGGATGCTTGAGATACCACGTTCGGTAGTAATCGACAGACTTATTATGCGGAATACCAATGCTCAGTTGCATACCAATCCGCTGCCACACATCATCTTGCTCTGAAGGTAGGATAACCTTAGGCTTCTTTACCTTAGTGGTATCGTCTTTTTTCTGCGTGGCAGAGGCTTGCACCACTGCGCTGTCAGATTGAGACGCAAGTTCCCCATTTGTCTCTGATGTTGTTTGATTCTCTGGCTGGGTAATTTGACAACCGGCTAGCAGCAGAGCCAATACCCAACTGAAATGTACTCGCATGTAAGACAGCCTTTCTTCTAAATGGCTGCTGATAATACTTGTCGTATTGACATCATGACAAGTAAGAAAACGTCAAAATTCGTTTTTCCACTCGCGCAAGGCTGCAAATACTGACACAGGCTCAGCATTTAATGTGCGGTTAGCCACTGATTTTGCGACACTTGTTATGTGGGTGCGCAAAAATGGGTTGACCGCTTTTTCGATTTTTATGGTGCTAGGTAGGGTTGACCTATCCTGCGCTCTGAGGCGAATAACATCGTCTCGATAGAGTTTAAGTTCTTGATTGTCTGGCTCAATTGCCATGGCAAACGCAATATTGCTGGTGGTGTACTCGTGGGCACAGTAAACCTCGGTTTCGTCGGGTAACGTCAGCAACTTGTTAAGGGAGTGAAACATTTGCTCCATGGTTCCCTCAAAAACACGGCCACATCCCGCGGAGAATAACACATCTCCACAAAAAAGCTTATTATCGCCAACATAACCGACATGGCCTAAAGTATGGCCTGGCAGATCTAATACGGTAAAAAGTTCACCAAAAAGTTCAATTTGATTGCCGTCTTCTACCGGATGAGTCAGCGTTGGAATTGGCTCATTTTTCGGTCCGACTACATTTAGGTGTGGGAAATGGTGGACTAAATCAGGCACGCCGCCAATATGATCATGATGGTGATGCGTAATTAAGATGGCTTCTGGGGTCAATTGGTGCTCTTCTAAGTAACGAAGCACAGGGGCAGCATCGCCGGGATCGACAATAGCACAACGCTGATCGCTATTTTGAATCAGCCAGATGTAATTATCGTTAAATGCAGGTATGCTTTTGATATGTAACATGAGTTATCTCCAGTCGCCTAGGTGAAACGAGTTAGCAATGAAACCAGCACGCAGCAAAAGAAAAATTGAACAGCCTCATTCTTGGGCCCAACTGAAAAATGGACAGTGGGTTAGTGAGTCCATTCAAATGCGCCTTGATGAGTGGAGCCCAAAACTGTTTGGCTACCACTTGCTCAAATTGGGTGGATTAAGCTGTGAGCTTGCCAGCAGTCACTGCAATATTCAACACCAAGTGCATATGGATATTGAAAACCCTCTGCATACCGTGATCGCTGATGGTTATGAATTACCGTTTCTCGAAAAAAGTATAGATGCGGTCATCTTATCCCATCAGCTCGACTACTGTAACGACCCGCACCGTTTATTGCGTGAGGTTGACAGAGTTCTGATAGATGATGGCTGTCTGATCATTACTGGATTTAATCCTGTCAGTTGGATGGGGTTAGCACGACTGATGCCGTGGCGTAAAAATAATCTGCCGTGGAGTGGGCGCATGTTTACCCCTAATCGAGTCAAAGACTGGTTAGGGCTGCTCAATTATCAAGTGGTGGATTGTGAACAATACGCCGTCTTTCCGATCTATAAATACCGCACCGTATGGACTTGGTTAGAAAACTCGTTGGGTGAGTGGGCTTCCGGTTTCGGCTGCCTCTATTTTATCGTGGCGCGCAAGCGTACCTATCCGTTACAACCGATTAAACCCCACTGGCGCTTTAAACGGCGTTTTTATCCAGTAGGGATCAATTATCGATTAAAAGACGATGGAGAATGCCCGCCGCGCAGTTAGGTCGTAAAGTTAGCTCTACCTTTAGTGGGATCTGAGCTTAGCTAGGTTGGTAACCGGTATCTTCTTCGGTTGGATTGCTGGCTGCAGTGCGAGCTAACTCATCACACAATTCGTTTTCACGATGGCCCGCATGACCTTTTACCCAATGCCACTCAATGTCATGACGCTGAGTTTCTTGGTCTAACAGTTTCCAAAGGTCAGCATTTTTAACTGGTTTTTTATCTGCGGTTTTCCAATCGCGTTTTTTCCAGTTATGAATCCATTGTGTGATGCCTTGACGCACATATTGGCTATCGGTAGTTATTTTTACCGTGCAGGACTCTTTGAGTGTTTGCAAAGCCACAATGGCTGCCAACATCTCCATCCTGTTGTTAGTAGTGAGTTTATAGCCTTTAGCTAGCGTTTTTTCGGTCTGTTTATAGCGCATAACAACGCCGTAGCCGCCCGGTCCCGGGTTGCCTAAACAGGAACCATCAGTGAAAATTTCCACCAGTTTCTTCATGATTTGATACTATTGGTTTACGCACACAATTGGCATAGTCTGACATAGATATCCTAATGAATACTAGCATCAATTCCGAATACAGCCGTATCGTCGTACTCGATACGGAAACCACAGGTATGAACCGCGAAGGCGGTCCACACTACGAAGGCCACCGAATTATTGAGATCGGTGCGGTTGAAATCATTAACCGCAAACTGACCGGTAAGCATTTTCACGTCTACTTAAAACCGGATCGTTTGATTCAGGAAGAGGCGATCGATGTCCACGGTATTACCGATGAATTCTTGGTAGATAAACCAGAATATCGAGACGTGCATGAAGAGTTTCTTGATTTCATTAAAGGCGCTGAATTAGTTGCCCATAACGCGCCCTTCGACGTGGGTTTCATGGATTATGAGTTTGGCAAACTTGGTAATACATCGGTAAAAACCGCAGATATCTGCAAAGTTACCGATACCTTGGCGATGGCGAAGAAGATCTTCCCTGGTAAACGTAACAACTTGGATGTGTTATGTGAGCGCTATGGCATCGATAACTCTCATCGTACTCTGCACGGGGCATTGCTCGATGCGGAAATCCTTGCGGATGTATACCTATTAATGACCGGCGGCCAAACGTCGATGCAGTTTGCGGCGTCTGGTTCTGCTTCGGGAGAAATGGGAGCAAACTCTATAAAACGAGTTACTACCGAACGAAAACCATTAAAGGTTTTGCATGCAACGGCCGATGAAATACAAGCACATGAGGAACGATTAGGGTTAGTGAGTAATAGCCTCTGGGGACAGTAGGAGAGTCTATGTGGAAGGTTTTGATGGGTACGTTAGCCTTATTGGCGAGTATCCATGTTTGGGCGGCCAGTGAGTCCACTATGTCTCTGTTAGATAACCGCTTTCGAGTGGATCCGAGCATAGAGCAAATTACATTTGTCATCTACCGAGCGAATAATTCTCGTCCGGTGGTGTTAGTGCGTCCAGATGGCAAAAAATACTATGCGTGGAAAGTGCCTGAAAACGTTCGTTGGTACGAAGAGTCCTCGATGGACATCATTTCTGTGGAACATCCGATGCCCGGACCTTGGCAAGCGGTGGGTAAAGTCACGCCCAAAAACCACATCAAACTCATTTCCAACCTCAAATTGGCCTCTGATACCTTTCCCGCTCGTTTGTATCAAGGCGAAGAAATTAAGTTTACTGCGCGCTTAACTTCAGATGGTAAGCCGCTACAGATTCGTGAGTTTCTCGATAAAGTTCACCTCAAAGTCACCTTTACCAAATACATCGAAAACGAAGAAGCGTTAGTCAAAGAAGCGCG is a window of Vibrio porteresiae DSM 19223 DNA encoding:
- a CDS encoding class I SAM-dependent methyltransferase, whose amino-acid sequence is MKPARSKRKIEQPHSWAQLKNGQWVSESIQMRLDEWSPKLFGYHLLKLGGLSCELASSHCNIQHQVHMDIENPLHTVIADGYELPFLEKSIDAVILSHQLDYCNDPHRLLREVDRVLIDDGCLIITGFNPVSWMGLARLMPWRKNNLPWSGRMFTPNRVKDWLGLLNYQVVDCEQYAVFPIYKYRTVWTWLENSLGEWASGFGCLYFIVARKRTYPLQPIKPHWRFKRRFYPVGINYRLKDDGECPPRS
- the rnhA gene encoding ribonuclease HI, yielding MKKLVEIFTDGSCLGNPGPGGYGVVMRYKQTEKTLAKGYKLTTNNRMEMLAAIVALQTLKESCTVKITTDSQYVRQGITQWIHNWKKRDWKTADKKPVKNADLWKLLDQETQRHDIEWHWVKGHAGHRENELCDELARTAASNPTEEDTGYQPS
- the dnaQ gene encoding DNA polymerase III subunit epsilon, which encodes MNTSINSEYSRIVVLDTETTGMNREGGPHYEGHRIIEIGAVEIINRKLTGKHFHVYLKPDRLIQEEAIDVHGITDEFLVDKPEYRDVHEEFLDFIKGAELVAHNAPFDVGFMDYEFGKLGNTSVKTADICKVTDTLAMAKKIFPGKRNNLDVLCERYGIDNSHRTLHGALLDAEILADVYLLMTGGQTSMQFAASGSASGEMGANSIKRVTTERKPLKVLHATADEIQAHEERLGLVSNSLWGQ
- the gloB gene encoding hydroxyacylglutathione hydrolase — encoded protein: MLHIKSIPAFNDNYIWLIQNSDQRCAIVDPGDAAPVLRYLEEHQLTPEAILITHHHHDHIGGVPDLVHHFPHLNVVGPKNEPIPTLTHPVEDGNQIELFGELFTVLDLPGHTLGHVGYVGDNKLFCGDVLFSAGCGRVFEGTMEQMFHSLNKLLTLPDETEVYCAHEYTTSNIAFAMAIEPDNQELKLYRDDVIRLRAQDRSTLPSTIKIEKAVNPFLRTHITSVAKSVANRTLNAEPVSVFAALREWKNEF